The genome window GTGGATTGTCCTGGTTGGGTGTAGAGGTGATGGCCAGCTTGCCTTCAGCATTCACAATGAGCCAGGCCCATCCTGAACCAAAACGCGTGGCACCGGCTTTTGACAAGGCGCTTTTCATTTGGTCCATACCGCCCAATTGCTCATTGATGGCAGCCAGAAGCTCCTCAGATGGATCGGAGGCATCAGGCGAAAGAACAGACCAAAACAAATCGTGATTGTAATGGCCGCCGCCATTGTTTCGAACGGCTGTTGAGTAGGTAGAAACTTTTGCAAGTATGTCATTGAGAGGTGTGAGTGTATCACCTGCCTCCCGCAGCGCCTTGTTGAGATTGTTGATATAGCCCATGTGATGACGGGTATAGTGAATCTCCATGGTTTGCGCGTCGATATGAGGCTCCAGTGCATTGAAAGCGTAAGGAAGGTCGCTTTGCTCAAAAGGTGCGCCGGTGGGTTGTTGAGCTACTGTTTCACAGCCAGCAAGAACAAGGCCGATAAAACAGCCCATAATGATGTGTTGAAGTTTCATGTTTTTGGTTTTATCAAGGTTTACAAGTGAAAGGTCGTTGTTGTTCACAAAACTAATGAGAATTGTAACAAC of Cryomorphaceae bacterium contains these proteins:
- a CDS encoding superoxide dismutase, with product MKLQHIIMGCFIGLVLAGCETVAQQPTGAPFEQSDLPYAFNALEPHIDAQTMEIHYTRHHMGYINNLNKALREAGDTLTPLNDILAKVSTYSTAVRNNGGGHYNHDLFWSVLSPDASDPSEELLAAINEQLGGMDQMKSALSKAGATRFGSGWAWLIVNAEGKLAITSTPNQDNPLMDVAEERGTPIFGIDVWEHAYYLKYQNKRGDYLDAIWNVVNWEEVSRRYAEATATTS